ATAACGCTTCAACAGGTGTTGTTGGTAACGTCATCAACTGGATTGATGACCGTATTCCGATGACGCGTGTTTGGAACATGCACATCGCGCAATATCCTGCGCCAAAAAACTTTAACTTCTGGTACTTATTTGGCTCTTTAGCAATTTTAGTACTAGTAAACCAAATTCTAACTGGTATCTGGCTAACAATGAGCTATGTTCCTTCTGCTGAAGGCGCATTTGCTTCAATCGAATACATCATGCGTGATGTTGAATATGGTTGGTTATTGAGATACATGCACTCAACGGGCGCCTCGGCATTCTTCGTGGTCGTGTATTTACACATGTTCCGCGGTATGATCTATGGCTCGTACCAAAAACCACGTGAACTTCTATGGCTATTCGGTATGCTAATTTTCTTAGCATTAATGGCTGAAGCGTTCATGGGTTACCTATTACCTTGGGGTCAGATGTCATTCTGGGGTGCTCAGGTAATCATCTCATTATTCGGTGCGATCCCGGTAATTGGTGATGACCTAACTCAGTGGATCCGTGGTGACTACGTAATTTCAGGTGCGACGCTTAACCGCTTCTTTGCACTACACGTAATTGCACTACCACTTGTACTCGTTATTCTAGTATTCCTTCACATTGTTGCGCTTCACGAAGTGGGTTCAAACAACCCTGACGGTGTTGAAATTAAGCGTAAGAAAGGTTCTGTGGCAGAAGAAGATAAGCCGAAGTTCCAATTCCATGAATATTACACAAACAAAAAAGACATTGTTGATGCAATCCCGTTCCACCCATACTACACAGTTAAAGATGTATTAGGTGTTGCTGGTTTCTTAATTTTCTTCTGTTGGGTTGTGTTCTTTGCTCCTGAAATGGGTGGTTTCTTCCTAGAAGCGCCAAACTTTGAAGCTGCTAACCCGCTGAAGACACCAGAGCATATCTTCCCTGTTTGGTACTTTACGCCATTCTACGCAATTCTACGTGCTATCCCTGATAAGCTAATGGGTGTAATTGCAATGGGTGCATCGATTGTACTACTGGCATTATTGCCGTGGTTAGACCGTGGTAAGGTTCGTTCGATTCGTTACCGTAGTAAGTGGCACAAGCTAAACATTGCTCAGTTCGTAGTAACGTTCATCATCCTTGGTTGGGCTGGTGCGACACCACAGACTGATTTGTCTACAGTGCTTTCGAGAATTACGACTGTAACTTACTTCATGTTCTTCGTATTACTATTCGTATACTCGAAGAATGAGCAGACTAAACCATTGCCTGAGAGGTTAACGAAATGATGAAGAAGCTAATTATTGGTTTATTCGCATTGCTGCCTACTTTTGCAATGGCAGCAGGCCCGTCGGTACCACTACTTGAGTCAAACCATGACTTAACTGACAATGCGTCTTTACAGCGCGGTGCTAAGTTGTTCATGAACTACTGTCTTGGTTGTCACCAAATGCAGTATCAACGTTATGAGCGTACTTTCCGTGATATCGGTATTCCTGTAGAGATTGGTCAAGAAACGCTTATCTTTGATGGTTCTAAAGTTGGTAGTCATATCAATAACGCAATCAAGATCGAAGATGCTGCAACTTGGTTCGGTGCTCCACCGCCAGATTTAACACTGGTTGCACGTGTACGTGGCGCTGATTGGATTTACACTTATCTGAAGTCTTTCTATGTAGATGAAAGCCGTCCGTTTGGTGTAAACAACTCAGTATTCCCATCAGTGGGTATGCCACACGTACTTCAAGAACTTCAAGGTGTGCCAACTGCACGTTTTGAAGAGGTTGAAGAGCACGGTGTTAAAGTTCAAAAAGTAGTTGAAATCACAACAGATGGTTCTGGTGAGATGAGTGCTGACGAGTATGATCAAGCAGTACGTGACTTAACGAACTTTATGGCTTATGTTGGTGAACCAACTCGCTTAAAATCAGAAGCGCTAGGTTATAAGGTGTTAGGATTCTTAGTAATCTTATTTATCTTGGCCTTCTTCTTGAAGAAAGAGTACTGGAGAGATGTTCACTAATATAGTGACGCATTTTTAAAGTAATTTTGTAATAGGGGCGAATGCCCCTATTGCTGTTTATAATGATTTATTACTTATTGTAATTTTAATGGAGGTAGGCATGGCCGTAGCTGCCAATAAGCGCCCTGTAATGACGCTTTTCTCAGGTGCTAACTGTATGTATAGCCATCAAGTACGCATCGTTTTAGCTGAAAAAGGTGTGAGTGTAGATATTCACTTAGCAGAAAAAGATAACCTGCCTGAAGCGCTTCACGAAATTAATCCATATGGCACAGTACCGACATTGATCGACCGTGAGCTGGGTTTATATGAAGCGAACATCATCATGGAATATTTAGATGAGCGTTTCCCGCATCCACCATTAATGCCTGTTTATCCAGTTATGCGTGGTCGCAGCCGTCTAATGATGCACCGTATTGAAACTGATTGGTACACATTAGCAGCTAAAATCAAGCAAGGTGGCAGCGATGCAGATCAGGCTCGCAAAGAGTTAACAGAAGCTCTACTTGCAATTGCGCCAATCTTCACGGAAGCACCTTACTTCATGAGTGAAGAGTTCAGCCTAGTAGATTGCTACTTAGCGCCCCTATTATGGCGTCTGCCTGAAATGGGTATCGACCTTAATGGTGCTGGTGCAAAAGAGCTTAAAGAATATATGCTACGTTTATTTGAGCGTGATTCATTCCAAGCTTCTCTAACAGAAGCAGAGCGTGAGATCAGAGCATAATGACGCCAAATCGCCCATATTTGCTCAGAGCGTTTTATGATTGGATTGTCGATAATGAGTGCACACCACATTTGGTAGTGAACGCTGAGTTTCCAGCGGTTCAAGTACCTGTTCAGTTTGTACAAGATGGTCAGATCGTTTTAAACATTAGTCCAAGTGCAGTGACCCACTTTGATATGGATAACCAGCAGCTTAGCTTTAATGCACGCTTTTCTGGTCAACCTATGCAGGTGTATGTGCCTATGGGCGCTGTGTTGGCAATATATGCGCGTGAGAACGGTGAAGGCACCGTTTTTACTCAAGAAACTTTTCCTGAGTATGAAGAAGAGCCGCAAGGTGAACTTGAAGAGGTTGTTGAAGCCACTGAAGAGAAGCCCAAAGAGCCTGAAAAGAAAAAAGGCGCTCATCTTCGCGTTGTTAAATAAGTACTTTAAAGTCGCTTATATGTATTTTAAAAACCCGCTTCAGCGGGTTTTTTTATTGTAGTGCATAGTGCAAAAGGTTACCGACTGCGAACGAAGTGAGTACGGTTCTTTTGCGCAAGGTGAAATGAGCTGTTTTAGCTGGTGTTGAAGTGGAGGGCTTTTTGATTTTGTTTTGCTTGTGTTTAGTGTGACTTCATCACGAAATTAGTTCACCTTGCGCAAAGGAAATGAAGTGCTTCGCACTTGCCATTAACCCTTTGCACGTAAATTCGCAATCGGAGGTGATTAGCGTGACTTCATCACGAAATCAGTTCACCTTGCGCAAAGGAAATGAAGTGCTACGCACTTGTCATTAACCCTTTGCACTATAAATATTCAAATGCTTTGATGACTCTTTTTACGCCGTTGACATGACGAGCGATTTCAACCGCCATATCAGCTTCAGCCTCTGACACTAAGCCCATTAAAAAGACTTCACTGTTCTCTGTGACCACTTTGATGTTATTACCTGTGATGGTCTCTGCAGTGAGCAGCTTAGTTTTTACTTTTGAAGTCAGCCAGGTGTCGTGGGTTTGTGTGGCGATGCCAATGCGTGTACCAATGCGCAATTGGTTGTGAATATTCTTGACGGTAACGGCATTTCTGACAGCTTGTGCTGCTTGCGACATCAAGTTATTTGAAGGTACTTGGCCAACAAGTAAAATAGTGCCATTCACACTGACTACACTGATGTTAGCTTGTTCACTTAGGTTCGGTACCCTTTTAAGCGCTAAGGTCGCTTTAATTTCAATGTTGTTATCGTCTATTTGCGAGCCTATAGTACGTCTATCATTGGCTGCAGACACCGCACCCGCTGTACCAGCTACAACGGCAGCAGCACAGCCTTGAAGGAGTGTAAGAATGGCTATAATTGCTAGGTGTTTAAATGGCATTACTGATCATCCTGAGGGAATAAGGTGTTATCAATTAATTGGCTAAGACAGTGCACATTGAATAAGTGTGATTCAATAATACGGCTAGGGCGCTTACTTGGCGTCAATATTTCAACATCATTGGGGCCGAGCAGGCCAATTAACTCTCCGCCTTCATCGCCCACTAACGCAATGACTGTCATGTCTTTAGTTAGAGCTGCTTCGACGGCTGAGATTATATTCTTTTCATTACCATCAATGGCAAATACAACAAGTAAATCGCCCTGCTGTGCAAAGGCACGAACTTGACGTGAAAACTTGTCGCTATCATGTTCAGTATTATGCATGTCTAAATGAACATGGTTTTGTGATAAAGCGATGGCTGGTAGACAAGGGCGCTCTGTTTCGTAATGGTTTACGAGCAAACCTGCAAAGTGCTCTGCAAGTATATTGCAGCTAGATTCACCGCAGCAGATTACTTTATTACCATTGATTAAGCCTTGCACGATTGTCATAGCGGCAGCTTCAAGTACTTCCGGAAGAACTTCTCCCGCTGCGATCTGTGCTTGGATACTTTCAGTGAAAATTGTTTTAATTGATTCTTGCATAATTAAGATATGTTTTTAATCCACTTTATATTGTCCGAACTCAACCCTTCGATAGCAACAAAATCTATCCTTATCGGTAAATTCTTCAGTTTTTTGCATTCTAAGTAATGATAAATACTTCGCTGAAGTTTTTGAAGCTTACTCGGGCTCAAAGCTGAAATAGCGCCACCGAAGTTATTGCTTTTTCGATACTTTACCTCAACAAAAACAAGTGTATCTTGCTCTTTCATGATGAGGTCTATCTCACCATATTTACAGTTATAGTTGCGAGAAACTGCACTTAGCCCTTGCGCTTGTAGATATTGCTCTGCTAGTTGCTCATAGTGCATGCCTTTGGCACGCGTATTGGCAAACAATCCTTTTAGCATACGATCCCTTATTTATTAAATATTGAATTAATCCTTTAAGCTTTCTTGGAAGCGGTTGTGATTTTGCATAAACAGTGGTGTTGGTTTTTGTTCTTCTAGTTGTACAAGTTGAATTTGCTTTTGCTTGTATTGTGCCCACTCTAAACGCCTTTCAACGGTATTATTGTTTTTAATACTAAGTTTACCTGTTAGACCTGAATATGCTTTACCAGGTATCTTGGCTAATTGCTTGAGTTCAGGAATAAGGTGAACGGCATCAAAGGCCATAGCAAATAAGCGTTGTTCTATATCAGCTTGCTCCGGCCATAATGCATCGTATTGTGCTCTTAAATTAAATTTATCAACTGATTTATTTAGCATCCAAGGCTGTTCAGTAAAAAATAAGCCTTCAAGGTCACCTTTGTCAGTGTGATCCATTCGCTTAGAGTAACTTCTAGAGCTTGCATAAAGGGGAATTCGTTTGGCAAAAGTACTGACATTGACGTCAAGGTAAGGCTTTAATAAACGTGTCTCAATGGCGTCACCAAGAATATAAATAACATCAATATCCATGCGAGAGCGCGTTTCACTCTCTACTTCTTTTCTGAATAAACTCTTTACGGTTTTAATACGTTCTTTAGAAGCATCCACCTCGAGTAGGTTTGCTACGACTTTCGCCATATCTTTGCTATCCGTATATAAGCCAATTTCTGGTTCGATTAGGCTATAGTTTTGCCATTCATTTTTAAAATGGTTAACAAGTCTCAGACCCGACAGTGTATCTGGTGCTAATAGCATTGGTTTTTGAAACGCTTGTGATAAAAAATGCACCATAGCTTGCTCAACTTCGTGCTCTGGATTTAAGGCAAAAAAGTATTGCTCTGCGTTTAAATTCGGCGTTTCTGCAATATTTAGATGAAGAGTTGGCGTGCTTTGAATGGCGCTGCTGTTACTTACTTTCTCAATATTATCTTTGAGTAATGGGCCAATAATGAAGTCAAACTGTTGGGTGGCTAGTTGCCTTTCTATGTCTTCGGCACTAAGTTGCTCGTCAATGAAAGTGATATCATTAATCTCACTGTGGTCCATCGCTGCCAAGAAACCATTTTTTAGAGCACTGCCCAGTCGTTTGCTGGAGCCACTTTGTGGAAGTAGTACAGCGATACGCTTTGCTTGATAGGGGGCTAGGTTTACCGCATTTTGGACTTTCTTTGGCAGAATGTAAGTTGCAGGGTGATTCACAAAACGGCGTTGCCAGTTATTAAGGGCTTGGTGAAGTTGTATGCCAGAACCTATATAAATCTGTTGATATTTTGCCAGTTTTACCCAACCTCTTTGGATCACAGTGCCCCGATCGAAGCGTTCTAATGCATACGAAGACAGTTGTTGTAATGCTTGCCAGATTTCATCATTAAGGTTTGCCACCTTAAGGTTATCTGTGAAGCTTAAATCAGCCGCTTTAAAGTAATAAGTCAGCGCTTTTTTTGGCATACCTTGAGAAGCATAAATACGACCCATTAAATACTGATGCCACGCTTTATGCTCAGGTAAAGACAGGCGCTCATTTAAGGCTTTAAGAATGTTTAATGCAGTGCTGTAATTATTTAGCTCGGTTCTTGCCAATGCGATATAGAGTTTGTTTTGCACATAATCGACGGTTTCATTGCGCTCTAAAGCTAAGCAGGCTTGTTCTAAAATAGGCCAGTTTTGTTCTTTTATCGCATTTTCACGGGCACTGTAAAGGAGCTGGATACGAGACGCCCCTTGTTTTGTGCGCGCTTTGTTCAGTAGTCCTTCTGCATTGAGGACTTCTGGTACTTTAGTTTGCGGCTGATTCTGCACAACACGAGGATCAGCTGGTGATTTTTCGGTTGTACTACACGCCGATAAACCCGACAATACACCTATTACAAGACAAATTACTTTCAGTCGCACCGCAACTTCCTAACGATAAACATTCCTCAAAGGGATATCTTACTGACTGAAACTGGAGAGCTCAATGACAAAAGCACAGAATACAGACAAAATTGGTACCCTTTATGTGGTCGCAACGCCGATCGGCAACTTGGCCGATATCAGTGAGCGTGCTTTAACAACTTTAGCAGAGGTTGACTTAATTGCCGCTGAAGATACCCGTCATACTGGTAAGTTATTAAGCCACTTTAATATCAAAGCAAAAACTTTTGCGCTGCATGATCATAACGAAAAGCAAAAAGCACAACAGATCTTAGATTGGCTAAACGAAGGACTTAATATTGCATTGGTGTCGGATGCCGGCACGCCACTTATCAGCGATCCCGGTTATGCGGTTGTAAATTTATGTCGAAATGAGGGGGCTGATGTCACACCTGTACCAGGCGCTTGTGCTGCGATCACGGCACTGTGTTGTTCTGGTTTACCAACAGATAGATTCCAGTTTATTGGTTTTACGCCGGCGAAAAGCCAAGCTCGCCAGCAATTCTTTGTAGATGCATTTGAAAGTGGTATTACAAGTATCATGTATGAAAGTACCCACCGTATTATGGCAAGTCTCGAAGATATGCAAACGGCGTTAGGCGCAGAGCAACATGTGGTATTTGCAAAAGAGCTGACTAAAACATACGAAACTTTCTTCAGTGGTTCGGTGGGCGAGTTAATTGAATATTTAAATAATGAGCCTGAAAAACAGCGTGGAGAGCTAGTTTTAATGCTGCCAGGCAAAGCCAAACAACAAGATGAAATACCTGCAGATGCACGTAAAATGCTGAGTTTACTTGAGCCTGAAATGCCATTGAAAAAAGCCTGTGGCGTGGTTGCTGAATACTTTGGCCTAAAGAAAAACGCGCTTTACAAAGCCGTGATTGCCGATAAAGACGATTAATCTTTAAAAAGCGTGTGCTTTGCAACATTCTTGCGTATAATCGCCCGCCTGAGTCAGCCGGATAATCGCTGCCTGTGACGAAAATGATCAGGGGGAGGAAAGTCCGGGCTCCACAGGGCAGGGTGCCAGCTAACGGCTGGGGGGCGTGAGCCTACGACAAGTGCAGCAGAGAGGAGACCGCCAACTTCGGTTGGTAAGGGTGAAAGGGTGCGGTAAGAGCGCACCGGGCCACTGGTAACAGTTGGTTGCAAGGTAAACTCCACCCGGAGCAAGACCAAATAGGGTTCCTTATGGTGTGGCCCACATCGGAACCGGGTAGGTTGCTTGAGCCTAGTAGCAATGCTAGGCCTAGACGAATGATTATCACCTCGCAAGAGGGACAGAACCCGGCTTACAGGCTGACTCACACCCAACCGTAAATGTTTAAGATTTAAATATTTACGGTTGGGTTTTCTTTATTCTTCCTGATATTTTTCTTTGATTTCTAAAATTTTATCTAGTTGTTGTCTAAAAATTTGCACCAGTTTTGGATCGAAATGTAGTCCGCTTTGTTCATCTAAAAACGCAAGTGTTTTTTCTATGCTCCAAGCTTCTTTATAAGGGCGTTTGCTGGTAAGTGCGTCAAATACATCACTGATCGCAACAATGCGGCCTTCAATTGGAATATCATCACCTTTTAGCCCATTTGGATAACCGCTGCCATCCCACTTTTCGTGGTGGGTGAGGGCAACGATTTTTGCTAATGAAATAAGCTCTGATTCATCTTCTCCTAATATGTCTGCTCCGATTTGCGGATGTCCTTTCATCACCTCGTATTCTTCTGGGGTAAGCCTACCTGGCTTTAGTAAGATGTGATCTGGTATGCCAATCTTTCCAATGTCATGCATCGGTGCAGTGTGCAGTAATAGATCTGCGCGTGCTTCATCGAAACCATAAGCGAGCGCAATGACTTTGGCATAATGACTCATTCGCATGACGTGCATGCCAGTTTCGTTGTCTTTATATTCAGCAGCTCGGCCTAGGCGCTGAATAATTTGCAGGCGTGTTGCTTTTAATTCTTCGGCTCTCACTAATGACAAATGAGTGGCAACTCGGGCTTTTACAACCGCGCTCGAAACGGGTTTGGTAATATAGTCTACAGCGCCAAGTTCAAATCCTTGAGTTTCATCGGTTTCATGGTTAAGTGCAGTGACAAAAATAACTGGTATCGCACTTGTTAAAGCTGATGCTTTCAGTGTCTTGCAGACCTCTAGCCCAGTCATATCCGGCATCATAATATCAAGCAATACTAAGTTTGGTTGCTTACTTGCTGTGAGCTTAAGTGCTTCTTCGCCACTTTTAGCAAATGCTAAACGATAGTTGTCTTGTAATATCTGTTTAAGTACGCGAAGGTTTGCGGGTTCATCGTCAACTACTAAAATTAGTGGTCTAGTGTCTTGCATCGCCATAATTTAAGAAACCTTTTTAATTAACTGCTCGGTTAGCATGACTGCTTGGGAGAATTCAAAATCATTAACTGCTGAAGTAATCGCTTCAACTTCAGAGGCAAACTGAGGCATTTGATACTGAGTTAATTGGTCTAAAATCGTTTCGTCTATCTCATTCTGCTCTAAGGTGCTCTTTAGAGCTTTCAATGCCTCCGTTAAACCACAAAGGTTGTCACTCTTATTGTTAACATCAGCAATCGCTTTTTGCTGTATTTGTGTTGTAACTTCAGACTTCAATTGATCTATTGACTCAGCAATGTCATGCAGTGTCGCTTTGGCTTGTTGCTGTTCTGTTGTTGCAACCGTTTCTAGCTTTTCTAATTGTCGCATTAATTTTGTAAGTGATAGATTGCCGCAGATCCCTTTAAGTTTATGTAATTCTGCTTGTAAAGTTGGCCACTGTTGTTGTTCAAACAATGTTGCCAAGTTCGCTAAGTTTGATTCATATTGTGTGATGAATAAGTTTATTTGGTTATAAAAATCTTCTTTGCTGCCCCATAAAGCAATCCCTTTTCGTTCATCGATTAGTTTGCCTTGGGTGTTGTCTTGAACCGACAGGGGTTCTTCTACGGTTGTGATATCGAGTACGCGAGCGATTTCGGAGAATAACGCATGAAGGTCGACGGGTTTTTTCGCAAAACCATCCATGCCAGCTTGTTTAGCTGCCAATTTATCGTCTTTGAGCACACTGGCGGTGAAGGCGATAATAGGTAATCGCTTTAGTCGTTTGTTGAGTTCGTATTCTCGCCTTTCTCTAGAGGCCGTTAAGCCATCTTTGACAGGCATCTGAATATCCATAATAACGAGATCTAGATTGTCTTCAGAGGCCATTCTGATGAGTGCTTGTTGCCCATCGCGAGCCGTAATGACCCGATGACCTTCGCGTTCTAGCAATAATGTAAGTAACTCGATATTTTGTTGAATGTCATCTACAACGAGAATTGTGAGTTTAGGTAAAGCGATATTTTCTTGTTTTTGTTCAATTTCAGGGGTTGAAACGGGTTTAAGAGGTAAGGTGAAACTAAATTGTGAACCGACACCTTTCGTACTTTGTGCTGTTATTGTCCCCCCCATCAATTCAACAAGTTGTTTGCTGATTGTCGTGCCAAGGCCTGTTCCACCGAAACGACGGCTCATAGAGGCATCTGCTTGGGTAAAAGCATCGAATACTCTTTGTAACTGCGCTTGCGTCATCCCTATGCCAGTATCCTCAATCACAAAGTTTATTATGTTGTTTTCCTGAGGTTCTACCGAGACTTTTACTGTTCCATGTTCTGTAAATTTAATCGCGTTACTGAGCAAGTTTGTTAGCACTTGGCGAATACGCTCTGGAGAGCCGTAGTAAGCATCTCTTAATTTGGGTGATACTTCGACAGATAATTGAAGGTTTTTATTTCTTGCTTGCAGCCAAAGTGTCGAGATGACTTCGTCCACTTCTTGATATAAAGAGAAGTTGCGCTTTTCTAACTCTAACTTGCCTTTATCAAGTTTTGCACTATCTAGGATATCATTGAGTAAGTGCAATAGAGATTTTGCTGAGTTATTAATTGTCTTTAAATGGTGCTGTTGTTCAAGTTGAGTATTGTTTTCAATCAAGATATCACTGAACCCTATAATGGCATTCATGGGCGTTCTAATCTCATGACTCATATTCGCCATGAAGTTTGCTCGCGCTGTTGCAGCTTGTTCAGCACGATCTTTAGCTTGCCTTAGAGCTTGTTCCATTTCTTTACGCTCGGTAATGTCCATGATAAAGCCATCTATCCAAGTTTCATTGCGTTCTAAATCTTTGATGTGAGTACCTTGCTCCATCATCCAGCGCTCTTGGCCTGCGCGATCGATAATTCGATATTCGAGCTTAAATGGCCCATTAAAATTAAACTTATCGATGATCTTTTCTTTGTCTTCAGGGTGATAAAGCTGTGAGAAGCTAATTGTTGGATCTGGGAGTAAAAAGTCTTCAGGGGCATAGCCTGTTAAGTTTTCGACGGCATCACTGATATAAATCATTGGCCACTCAGGTGTATCTTTACAGCGGTAAGCAATGCCCGGAATATTGGTTATCAAAGAACGGAACTTTTCTTCATTTTCTCGTAGCGCTTGTTCCATTTTCAGACGCGGTCGAATATCTGAAATAAAGGCGACAAAAATGTCTCCGCTGTTTAAATTAACGTGCCCTATTGCGAGCCTAATGGCTACTAATGACCCGTCTTTATGAACAGCACTGACCTCTCTTCCTTTACCAATAATATTGGCTTCACCTGTTTCTAAATAACGTTTGAGGTAGCCGTCATGCTCACCATGGAATGGGGCAGGCACAAGAATATTAACATTCTTGCCTATCAGTTCATTACTTTGCCAGCCCAATAGTTTCTCAGTAGCTTGGTTAATATTTAATATAATGCCATTGCTATCGATACTAATAATGCCATCTACGGCTGTGGCCATCATGGCACGTAAACGATGTTCGTTTTCTGATGCGACAATAGAAATATCCTTATATTTAAGGATCAAATTCAAGCCGAGGACTAAACAAATGATGATAGCTGTGGTCACTGAAATACCTAATGCAAGATACATTGAGATCTCAGATGTTTGCTCGCTGAGTTCTAGACCTGGGGGTCTTACAAAGCGTGCTGCTGCCATCCCAGTATAATGCATGCCGGTAATGGCGCACCCCATTATGGCGCTTGCTAGAAGCTCGGGGAATGGTCGTTTGAAGTACGGTTTATTTAACGAAGTTAAGCCAAAATGGATCCACAAAGATAGCATTGCCAATGTCACGGCAACGACAATAGACAAAATAAAAAAGAAAGTATCGTAGCGAAGGAGAGGTGCCATTTCCATTGCTGCCATCCCTGTATAATGCATCGCTCCTATCCCTGCACCAACGAGCACACCGCCAATTAATAAGGGGATGAACCCTTTCCTGTTTTGGGTAAGAAAATTGAGTGCGACCCAGGAAGCAAAAATACCGGGTAGCATAGAAATAAATGTGAGTTGTCCGTTATATTCAACATTGGTACACAGATCGAAAGCGAGCATGCCAATAAAATGCATACTCCAAATTCCTCCACCGAGTGCAAAACTACCAATTAATAACATGCTATGTCGTCTTGCTGGCTTGGTTTCTGGTGTCACTTGGGAGGCTACTTGCAGTCCCATGAATGATGCAAAAATAGCAATGAATATTGAAAGTATAACTAACCAGCCATGATAGTGCCCGTATATGAGAATACTCTCGGAAGGAATTACGAAGAGGTCGAGCAAAGAAGAAGTAGGCATATTATAACTCTAAGGACGTACACGACGCCTGATAATAGTCAATAAGGGTGACCCTAACATAATAGGTTAAGTTTACAAATAAGTAATTATTCATATAGTGCGTTGTTAGGAATAATTGCGTTTATTGATATGTTAGCTGTCATAATTTGCCAGGCTGAAAACCGTTTATCGCTCTTATTTTAATAGCAGTGAACAGTTCCGTTGTTCAGTTAAGTTAAATATTAAACGGAATGAAACTGGTACTAAATTATTGAAAAACTGGAGTGCTTTTGGGGAATAACTTCACTTCCACAATCTATCCATATTTAAACCTTATTTGCATGTCATAAACCCCTATCTTGAGCTATATTTGCCAATTAAAAGAGGGGTGTTAATACTATGACGCGGAACAAATTGTACCTAGCATTGCTGACTTTGGGAGCAAGTTTCTCCAGTATTGCTCAGTCAAGCTTGGCGCCATTAACAATACATGTTGATGAGAATACTAAAACTAATACAACCATTGGTAGTGTTAGTTTTTTAGATGGCGTATCGGATAAAACGGTGCGTTTAGAGGTTGGTACAACTGATATAAAAAACTGGATAACAAACGGTGAAGCGTTTGAACCTATTTCATTTAATTCAACCTTCACACAAGCGCCAATTGTGTTTGGTCAAATCCAGTCAAACAGTGATTATCAGGTAGAGTACGAAGTAAGTACTTATTCTTATTCTGGCGTAACAAGCAAGAATAATAACCGCTTGTTAATGCGTCATCGTCTAGACAATGTAACAGCCCTTGGTTTTGAAGCGGTATTAGAATCAGAGTTAGACAAAAAAGGCACTAGTGTTATCCAAAGCTTCCTTGACACTGGCGAAGGTGAAACGCTAGGTTGGATTGCATTTGCTGAGCCTATTTCAGCTTTTTGGAACGACAAGCCTATCGACGTGTCAAGCACTGGCACTTCGGTAACACACAATACTCACGGACACGCGTTTAGTGTGCCGATGACAGATACTCCGAATATTTTAA
The Pseudoalteromonas phenolica genome window above contains:
- a CDS encoding MHYT domain-containing protein gives rise to the protein MPTSSLLDLFVIPSESILIYGHYHGWLVILSIFIAIFASFMGLQVASQVTPETKPARRHSMLLIGSFALGGGIWSMHFIGMLAFDLCTNVEYNGQLTFISMLPGIFASWVALNFLTQNRKGFIPLLIGGVLVGAGIGAMHYTGMAAMEMAPLLRYDTFFFILSIVVAVTLAMLSLWIHFGLTSLNKPYFKRPFPELLASAIMGCAITGMHYTGMAAARFVRPPGLELSEQTSEISMYLALGISVTTAIIICLVLGLNLILKYKDISIVASENEHRLRAMMATAVDGIISIDSNGIILNINQATEKLLGWQSNELIGKNVNILVPAPFHGEHDGYLKRYLETGEANIIGKGREVSAVHKDGSLVAIRLAIGHVNLNSGDIFVAFISDIRPRLKMEQALRENEEKFRSLITNIPGIAYRCKDTPEWPMIYISDAVENLTGYAPEDFLLPDPTISFSQLYHPEDKEKIIDKFNFNGPFKLEYRIIDRAGQERWMMEQGTHIKDLERNETWIDGFIMDITERKEMEQALRQAKDRAEQAATARANFMANMSHEIRTPMNAIIGFSDILIENNTQLEQQHHLKTINNSAKSLLHLLNDILDSAKLDKGKLELEKRNFSLYQEVDEVISTLWLQARNKNLQLSVEVSPKLRDAYYGSPERIRQVLTNLLSNAIKFTEHGTVKVSVEPQENNIINFVIEDTGIGMTQAQLQRVFDAFTQADASMSRRFGGTGLGTTISKQLVELMGGTITAQSTKGVGSQFSFTLPLKPVSTPEIEQKQENIALPKLTILVVDDIQQNIELLTLLLEREGHRVITARDGQQALIRMASEDNLDLVIMDIQMPVKDGLTASRERREYELNKRLKRLPIIAFTASVLKDDKLAAKQAGMDGFAKKPVDLHALFSEIARVLDITTVEEPLSVQDNTQGKLIDERKGIALWGSKEDFYNQINLFITQYESNLANLATLFEQQQWPTLQAELHKLKGICGNLSLTKLMRQLEKLETVATTEQQQAKATLHDIAESIDQLKSEVTTQIQQKAIADVNNKSDNLCGLTEALKALKSTLEQNEIDETILDQLTQYQMPQFASEVEAITSAVNDFEFSQAVMLTEQLIKKVS